From the genome of Setaria viridis chromosome 1, Setaria_viridis_v4.0, whole genome shotgun sequence:
GGAGCTGCCGGAGCAGTGGCGGCGGTCGAGGATCGCCTGGCTCTGCAAGGAGCTCCCCGCCTACAAGCACTCCACCTTCACCCGCATCCTCAACGCCCAGCGCAAGTGGATCACCCAGGACGACGCCACCTACGTCGCCGTCCACTGCCTCCGCATCCGCAACAACGACGCCGCATTCCGGGTCAGTATGCAGTCCTTCAAGCTGCTATCTCCCTCCCGTTGCCTATTCAGTCCTTCTTGCTCACGAACTGTTCGATGAATTGCCGTAGTTGTAAATTCATAGTAGGTTGACATATGGATGATTCGGTAATTCCTTTCAGGTGTACAGCTGGATGGTGCGGCAGCACTGGTATCGCTTCAACTTTGCGCTAGCTACAAGGGTGGCCGATTGTCTTGCCAGGGAAGGCAAGGTTGAGAAGTGCCGAGAGGTGTTCGATGCAATGGTGAAGCAAGGCCGAGTGCCTGCCGAGTCCACCTTCCATATATTGGTCGTTGCATATCTCAGCGTGCCAGGGGGGCGATGTCTTGAGGAGGCATGCACCATCTACAACCAGATGATACAGATGGGTGGCTACAAGCCTCGCCTTAGCCTACACAATTCATTGTTCCGTGCACTTGTGAGCAAGACAGGAGGCACTGCGAAGCACAATCTCAGGCAGGCTGAGTTCATCTATCACAATATAGTCACGAGCAATCTTGCAGTGCACAAGGATGTTTATGTGGGGCTCATCTGGATTCACAGTTACCAAGATTTCATTGATAGAGACAGAATCAAAGCTCTTAGGGATGAGATGAAGCAAGCTGCGTTTGAAGAGACTACTGATGTGCTGGTATCACTGATGAGGGCCTTCTCCAAGGAAGGTGATATTAAAGAAACAGAGGCAACATGGCATAGGCTTCTTCAGAGTGATTGTGAGCTCCCTGCTCAGGCTTATATCTGCCGAATGGAGCTTTATGCACGGACTGGTGAGCCTATGAAATCCCTTGAAATGTTCAAGGAAATGAAGGGTCATAATGTACCTCCCAATGTTGCATCATATCATAAGATAATTGAGATAATGGCAaaagctagagagagagagaccgcAGAAAAACTAATGGATGAGTTTGTTGAAAGCCACATGAAACATCTGATGCCAGCCTTTCTTAGCTTGATGTATTTGTATCTGGATCTGGATATGCATGAGAAATTGGAGCAGACATTCACAAAATGCCTTGGTCGGTGTCGTCCAAATAGAATATTGTACACCATTTATCTGGAATCACTGGTGAGGATTGGAAATGTCACTAAGGCTGAGGAGATTTTTGGTGAAATGCATAAAAATGGGACGATAGGTACTAATGCCAAGTCTTGCAACATCATGCTTAGAGGCTATCTTTCTGCAGAGGACTATAAGAAAGCTGAGGGCATTTATGATTTAATGTGTAAAAAGAAGTATGATGTACCAGTGGATTCTTTGGAAAAACTTCAAAGTGGTCTCCTCATTAGCAAGAAAGTTGTCAAGCCACCAAAACCTGTGAGCATGAAATTGGATGAA
Proteins encoded in this window:
- the LOC117834529 gene encoding pentatricopeptide repeat-containing protein OTP51, chloroplastic; the encoded protein is MASASPCACGAPSPSLRCPLALSLPFVSFPPAVRLATPPLLPRRLAVSRPRAASALEALVLESDDEDGDDADEEAEVEEEAGAGLFQGVAWAAGADERDAVKSPELQVFELEELPEQWRRSRIAWLCKELPAYKHSTFTRILNAQRKWITQDDATYVAVHCLRIRNNDAAFRVYSWMVRQHWYRFNFALATRVADCLAREGKVEKCREVFDAMVKQGRVPAESTFHILVVAYLSVPGGRCLEEACTIYNQMIQMGGYKPRLSLHNSLFRALVSKTGGTAKHNLRQAEFIYHNIVTSNLAVHKDVYVGLIWIHSYQDFIDRDRIKALRDEMKQAAFEETTDVLVSLMRAFSKEGDIKETEATWHRLLQSDCELPAQAYICRMELYARTGEPMKSLEMFKEMKGHNVPPNVASYHKIIEIMAKARERETAEKLMDEFVESHMKHLMPAFLSLMYLYLDLDMHEKLEQTFTKCLGRCRPNRILYTIYLESLVRIGNVTKAEEIFGEMHKNGTIGTNAKSCNIMLRGYLSAEDYKKAEGIYDLMCKKKYDVPVDSLEKLQSGLLISKKVVKPPKPVSMKLDEEQREILIGLLLGGTQIESHARKGVHIVNFKFQEDSNAHSVLRAHIHERFIEWLPSACRSLNDDSEIPYQFSTIPHAHFGFFADQFFLKGQPVLPKLVHRWLSPRVLAYWFMFGGFRLKSGDIVLKVSGGNIDGVERIVNSLQTQSLTCKVKRKGRFFWIGFQGSNADSFWKIIEPHVLDSFTGSAMQESHRIGSDGSRDSDTDYEDDTQRYDTET